One Curtobacterium sp. MCLR17_032 genomic window carries:
- a CDS encoding GNAT family N-acetyltransferase — protein MDGHNGETQQMNATSTLRIRRAGRDDVPALTEWTSDDPVAWIGADRLTGELATGNYRPEWSWVAEQAGLPVGRALWWGRSDADRPATLDCLTTSARGSEAVAIGAALVRAGLDAFGDGAPLEFNVDLSPNWTSDPAAVEAARWRHEAAHQGGFSRTTERISFARTASDPQPPRSTRLRFVPAEDTTFRGLFAAVASGSLDDHTNDMVAREGVDALADDDLDFYRSLPGERGAWRTAHLPDGTTVGFVIPTRTAYDASISYLGVLPEHRGRGYVDDLLAEMTHVHHDDGQARIVGTTDAANTPMRAAFERGGFTVTRVRIVHSQ, from the coding sequence ATGGACGGACACAACGGGGAGACCCAGCAGATGAACGCCACCTCAACCCTCCGCATCCGACGCGCGGGCCGCGACGACGTCCCGGCGCTGACCGAGTGGACGAGTGACGATCCCGTGGCATGGATCGGTGCCGATCGGCTGACCGGTGAACTCGCCACCGGGAACTACCGTCCGGAGTGGTCCTGGGTCGCCGAGCAGGCAGGACTGCCCGTCGGTCGTGCGCTCTGGTGGGGGCGGTCCGACGCAGACCGCCCCGCGACCCTGGACTGCCTGACCACCAGTGCTCGCGGAAGTGAGGCAGTGGCGATCGGCGCTGCATTGGTGCGCGCCGGGCTGGACGCCTTCGGCGACGGCGCACCCCTGGAGTTCAACGTCGACCTCTCCCCGAACTGGACGAGTGATCCGGCAGCGGTCGAGGCTGCTCGGTGGCGGCACGAAGCCGCCCACCAGGGCGGGTTCTCCCGCACCACCGAGCGGATCAGCTTCGCACGCACCGCGTCGGATCCGCAGCCTCCACGGTCGACCAGGCTGCGCTTCGTCCCCGCCGAGGACACGACCTTCCGGGGGCTGTTCGCCGCCGTCGCATCCGGCTCCCTCGACGACCACACCAACGACATGGTCGCCCGCGAGGGAGTCGACGCCCTCGCCGACGACGATCTCGACTTCTACCGATCCCTTCCTGGCGAGCGTGGGGCATGGCGGACCGCGCATCTCCCGGACGGCACGACGGTGGGGTTCGTCATCCCCACCAGGACCGCCTACGACGCGAGCATCAGCTACCTCGGTGTGCTTCCCGAACACCGGGGACGCGGGTACGTCGACGACCTGCTCGCCGAGATGACCCACGTCCACCACGACGACGGGCAAGCCCGGATCGTCGGGACCACCGACGCCGCCAACACACCGATGCGAGCGGCGTTCGAACGAGGCGGCTTCACCGTCACACGTGTCCGCATCGTGCACAGCCAGTGA
- a CDS encoding SGNH/GDSL hydrolase family protein, which translates to MTDHSSKSGRGISRRGLLQGAAVTLGGAALTGAASSPASAAGTKPFVPSGLTYAANDPLTGFFRKVAAGTATIVTAGDSITEAFGAANPQKGYPARVRARLRNGAGQAPGGLDYVPARSQYTTVKTPPATATYVSYAGPDGAAIDLRSATYAGDRSTRSGLGRRAVALTSSRVRSLSFTQRFTSLVLAWRATSSTRDAVSITIDGTTVSLPAVSSGEQTWTSPRRASATRTVTVTWESGEPFVEGWQLFDGDQGGGFHVLEASQSESRTEGFALASSAANGNDSWADALRRFSPDLITSMWGTNDYGKVTPAVLTQQTRNYLDLVHDRSPASALLVVMPYQLGAASVTEWAKYRAAQQQAVSTFRSANPGVAIGFFDLGAYVPPYFGQTGAKDNPYMSDGIHPNDTGYDVIAAILYAYFTSTPA; encoded by the coding sequence ATGACGGATCACAGTTCGAAGAGCGGCCGAGGGATCTCGCGCCGAGGTCTGCTGCAAGGAGCCGCCGTCACGCTCGGCGGAGCAGCCCTGACCGGGGCCGCATCGTCGCCGGCATCGGCGGCGGGCACCAAGCCGTTCGTCCCGTCGGGGCTGACGTACGCGGCGAACGATCCGCTGACGGGCTTCTTCCGCAAGGTCGCCGCCGGCACCGCGACCATCGTCACGGCGGGTGATTCGATCACCGAGGCGTTCGGCGCGGCGAACCCCCAGAAGGGGTACCCGGCACGGGTGCGGGCACGACTCCGCAACGGTGCGGGACAGGCGCCCGGTGGGCTGGACTACGTCCCCGCTCGCTCGCAGTACACCACCGTCAAGACGCCACCCGCCACGGCGACCTACGTCTCGTACGCGGGGCCGGACGGTGCCGCGATCGACCTGCGCTCCGCGACGTACGCGGGGGACCGGAGCACGCGGTCCGGTCTCGGCCGGCGTGCCGTCGCCCTGACCAGCAGCCGGGTCCGGTCGCTCTCGTTCACGCAGCGCTTCACGTCGCTCGTGCTCGCCTGGCGCGCGACGTCCAGCACGCGTGACGCCGTGTCGATCACCATCGACGGCACGACGGTCTCGCTGCCGGCCGTGTCCAGTGGTGAGCAGACCTGGACCAGCCCGCGCCGGGCCTCCGCGACGCGCACCGTGACGGTGACCTGGGAGAGCGGCGAACCCTTCGTCGAGGGGTGGCAGCTCTTCGACGGCGACCAGGGCGGCGGGTTCCACGTCCTCGAAGCGTCGCAGTCGGAATCGCGGACCGAGGGGTTCGCGCTCGCGTCGTCGGCTGCCAACGGCAACGACAGCTGGGCAGACGCACTCCGTCGGTTCTCCCCGGACCTGATCACGTCGATGTGGGGGACGAACGACTACGGCAAGGTCACCCCTGCGGTCCTGACGCAGCAGACGCGCAACTACCTCGACCTGGTGCACGACCGGAGCCCGGCTTCCGCGTTGCTCGTGGTCATGCCGTACCAGCTGGGCGCGGCCTCGGTGACGGAGTGGGCGAAGTACCGGGCCGCGCAGCAGCAGGCCGTGAGCACGTTCCGTTCCGCGAACCCGGGCGTCGCGATCGGGTTCTTCGACCTCGGTGCGTACGTGCCGCCGTACTTCGGCCAGACCGGTGCGAAGGACAACCCGTACATGTCCGACGGCATCCACCCGAACGACACCGGCTACGACGTGATCGCGGCGATCCTGTACGCGTACTTCACGTCGACGCCGGCCTGA
- a CDS encoding NUDIX domain-containing protein yields MTTTRGATEPDSRGRTGLDQVGRGLDRNPDVVVRDVEVTSDGWHVLRRTTFDVRGRDGSWTTQQRETYDRGNGAAVLPYDPVRGTVLLTRQFRWPAYVNDHPDGMLVEVAAGLLDADDPETAVRREAREELGVRLGQLTHVVDAFMSPGSVTERVHCYAAPYGPEDLVDAGGGVAEEGEEIEVLEVPVDEAMAMLGDGRIVDGKTILLLQWAALHGVVTSDGWVPAAVGEPSVRPGAPAGPDVRPGRRARA; encoded by the coding sequence GTGACGACGACGCGAGGAGCCACAGAGCCGGACAGCAGAGGACGGACCGGTCTCGACCAGGTCGGTCGTGGTCTCGACCGCAACCCCGACGTGGTCGTCCGGGACGTCGAGGTGACGTCGGACGGCTGGCACGTGCTGCGTCGGACCACGTTCGACGTCCGGGGCCGCGACGGCTCGTGGACGACCCAGCAGCGTGAGACCTACGACCGGGGCAACGGCGCCGCTGTCCTGCCGTACGACCCGGTGCGCGGCACGGTCCTGCTCACCCGACAGTTCCGCTGGCCGGCGTACGTCAACGACCACCCGGACGGGATGCTGGTCGAGGTGGCGGCGGGTCTGCTCGACGCCGACGACCCGGAGACCGCCGTCCGGCGGGAGGCGCGTGAGGAGCTCGGCGTCCGGCTCGGCCAGCTCACCCACGTGGTCGACGCGTTCATGAGCCCCGGCTCGGTCACGGAGCGGGTGCACTGTTACGCCGCCCCCTACGGACCGGAGGACCTCGTCGATGCCGGCGGCGGGGTCGCCGAGGAGGGCGAGGAGATCGAGGTGCTCGAGGTGCCGGTCGACGAGGCGATGGCGATGCTCGGCGACGGCAGGATCGTCGACGGCAAGACCATCCTGCTGCTCCAGTGGGCCGCGTTGCACGGCGTCGTGACCAGTGACGGTTGGGTCCCTGCCGCAGTCGGTGAGCCCAGTGTCAGGCCCGGAGCGCCTGCAGGGCCGGATGTCCGGCCAGGGCGTCGTGCCCGTGCGTGA
- a CDS encoding glycosyltransferase, which yields MTEQGRPTVAIIGTRGYPSFYGGFETAVRYIAPYLADRGWDVTVYGRPGTTSSEHAADRRIRTVTTSGLQSKSLSTLSFGLTSSLHAVRDRPDVALVMNVANGFWLPLLRARGIPTVVNVDGIEWERAKWGRVARTVFRTGARVTARWATEIIVDAKAIGSHWLENFGRAGHFIPYGGEARQSTDPAPLPKGSYVLVVARFVPENTLLEFFEAAPALAETHDVVIVGSTGFGGDLDDRARRLAEQHPRITWLGHVSDDALLHALWADAGAYFHGHSVGGTNPALVQAMALGAPVVARDTVYNREVLGDDAEFTAPDPESIVTSIRSVLADPERRAAMSASAKRRAADVYSWQKVCAAYERLLRAQLEPGHRGNRDDGTGSGAEADSLFDLDERRLESIPTS from the coding sequence GTGACTGAACAAGGCCGTCCGACCGTGGCGATCATCGGCACCCGCGGGTACCCGAGTTTCTACGGCGGGTTCGAGACCGCCGTCCGGTACATCGCGCCGTACCTCGCCGACCGGGGATGGGACGTCACCGTCTACGGTCGCCCGGGGACCACGTCGTCGGAGCACGCAGCCGACCGGCGCATCCGGACCGTCACCACCAGCGGCCTGCAGAGCAAGTCGCTGAGCACACTGAGCTTCGGTCTGACGTCATCGCTGCACGCCGTCCGGGATCGTCCCGACGTCGCCCTCGTGATGAACGTGGCGAACGGCTTCTGGCTACCGCTCCTCCGCGCGCGTGGGATCCCCACCGTCGTGAACGTCGACGGCATCGAGTGGGAACGCGCGAAGTGGGGCCGCGTCGCACGGACCGTGTTCCGGACGGGCGCCCGGGTCACGGCGCGTTGGGCGACCGAGATCATCGTGGACGCGAAGGCGATCGGGTCGCACTGGCTCGAGAACTTCGGACGGGCCGGCCACTTCATCCCCTACGGGGGCGAAGCGAGGCAGTCGACGGATCCCGCGCCGCTCCCGAAAGGCTCGTACGTCCTCGTCGTCGCTCGTTTCGTCCCGGAGAACACCCTCCTCGAGTTCTTCGAGGCGGCGCCTGCACTCGCCGAGACCCACGACGTCGTGATCGTCGGCTCGACCGGCTTCGGGGGTGACCTGGACGACCGCGCTCGACGGCTGGCCGAGCAGCACCCCCGCATCACCTGGCTCGGGCACGTGAGCGACGACGCCCTCCTGCACGCGCTGTGGGCGGACGCCGGCGCCTACTTCCACGGGCACAGCGTCGGCGGGACGAACCCGGCGCTCGTGCAGGCGATGGCACTGGGAGCCCCGGTCGTCGCGCGGGACACCGTCTACAACCGCGAAGTCCTCGGCGACGATGCGGAGTTCACCGCCCCGGACCCCGAGTCCATCGTGACGTCGATCCGCTCGGTCCTCGCCGATCCGGAGCGGCGCGCGGCGATGTCCGCGTCGGCGAAGCGTCGCGCCGCTGACGTCTACTCCTGGCAGAAGGTGTGTGCCGCGTACGAGCGACTCCTGCGAGCGCAGCTCGAGCCAGGGCACCGCGGGAACCGGGACGACGGGACAGGGAGCGGCGCCGAGGCAGACTCGCTGTTCGATCTGGACGAACGACGTCTCGAGAGCATCCCGACGTCCTGA
- a CDS encoding GNAT family protein translates to MTAFDVADAPALVAAVADPDIRRWLPLPRPYPVELAEHWATVGIESTRVSGTGLVRCIRVDGALAGCIDVKRVDWRARTAELGYWLAPGFRGQGLATAAVRTLSSWLLGVHSFERVELRVATGNAASARVASRAGFVHEGVARNAGFTDDGRVDLAVWSRVPGDRSD, encoded by the coding sequence TTGACCGCGTTCGACGTGGCGGACGCTCCGGCGCTCGTCGCGGCGGTCGCGGACCCGGACATCCGCCGGTGGTTGCCACTGCCGCGCCCGTACCCGGTGGAGCTCGCTGAGCACTGGGCGACCGTGGGCATCGAGTCGACCCGCGTCAGTGGAACCGGGCTGGTCCGCTGCATCCGGGTCGACGGAGCCCTGGCCGGTTGCATCGACGTGAAGCGCGTCGACTGGCGAGCCCGCACGGCGGAGCTCGGCTACTGGCTCGCGCCCGGGTTCCGCGGGCAGGGCCTGGCGACCGCTGCGGTGCGCACACTGTCGTCGTGGTTGCTGGGCGTCCATTCCTTCGAACGTGTCGAACTCCGCGTCGCGACCGGGAACGCGGCGTCGGCGCGGGTCGCGTCCCGCGCCGGGTTCGTCCACGAAGGTGTCGCGCGGAACGCCGGGTTCACGGACGACGGTCGGGTGGACCTGGCGGTGTGGTCGCGCGTTCCGGGCGATCGGTCGGACTGA
- a CDS encoding DUF402 domain-containing protein, with the protein MDTSARSDRRSEPFAPGDSVVIRSVHDFGTRGDAVAFAVAGRVVVDDDALAVVASPVGSAVRRRAGVGSGPNGRLVLPEDWDGSYVEDRWTGAAVVRVHPTGSPWSVWRWHDGSDWLPDWYVNLELPWIRTPIGFDSQDWTLDVVATTAPDGTWSVRYKDEDELAFYASTGHWPASMRAVIEQAGEDATTVARERRFPFDADWSGWVPDPAWSAPGLPTDWSVVR; encoded by the coding sequence ATGGACACGAGCGCCCGTTCCGACCGCCGCAGTGAGCCGTTCGCCCCGGGCGACTCCGTCGTCATCCGCAGCGTGCACGACTTCGGCACCCGCGGGGACGCCGTTGCCTTCGCGGTCGCCGGCCGGGTCGTGGTCGATGACGACGCCCTCGCCGTCGTCGCGAGTCCGGTCGGCTCGGCGGTCCGTCGCCGCGCCGGTGTCGGCAGCGGTCCGAACGGACGTCTGGTCCTGCCCGAGGACTGGGACGGCTCCTACGTCGAGGACCGGTGGACCGGCGCGGCGGTCGTCCGCGTGCACCCGACCGGCTCACCCTGGTCCGTGTGGCGCTGGCACGACGGTTCTGACTGGCTGCCCGACTGGTACGTGAACCTCGAGCTGCCCTGGATCCGGACCCCGATCGGGTTCGACAGCCAGGACTGGACGCTCGACGTCGTCGCCACCACCGCCCCGGACGGCACCTGGTCCGTCCGGTACAAGGACGAAGACGAACTCGCCTTCTACGCCTCGACCGGCCACTGGCCGGCGAGCATGCGTGCCGTGATCGAACAGGCTGGCGAGGACGCGACCACCGTGGCGCGCGAGCGGCGATTCCCGTTCGACGCCGACTGGTCCGGCTGGGTCCCGGATCCTGCGTGGTCGGCTCCCGGACTGCCCACGGACTGGAGCGTGGTCCGGTGA
- a CDS encoding LLM class flavin-dependent oxidoreductase — translation MPLDGTPPERVGFLTIGSFDPADPSVGIEDTLRVIERGEALGLDSAWLRHRHLQHGISSPVAVMAAASQRTSRIELGTAVTPIGAENPFRLAEDLGTVDVLLGGRLNPGFSAGPPMNYDLYRDAIYPDTADQEDLGNDRLLRFRDLVGGAPVSDTAERRGIEEFSRTVQPLSAGLVDRLWYGTGSTRSAVWAAENGFHLLTSSVTRSEVGTDFATNQRAQIDAYLAAHPTPGTARVSQGLVVIPTDSATPEQEARYRRYVDSRSGRVGVPFGPGGLLFAADLVGTSAEIADRLRADAGYRAVTEVAFALPFDLEPDDYAQIITDIAERLGPELGWRPAEAA, via the coding sequence ATGCCCCTCGACGGAACTCCCCCGGAACGTGTCGGCTTCCTCACCATCGGTTCGTTCGACCCCGCTGATCCGTCGGTGGGGATCGAGGACACCCTCCGGGTGATCGAGCGCGGCGAGGCCCTGGGCCTGGACAGCGCCTGGCTCCGCCACCGACACCTGCAGCACGGCATCTCGTCCCCGGTCGCGGTGATGGCTGCCGCGTCGCAGCGGACCTCCCGGATCGAGCTGGGCACGGCCGTCACCCCGATCGGAGCGGAGAACCCGTTCCGGCTCGCCGAGGACCTCGGCACGGTGGACGTGCTGCTCGGCGGCCGGCTGAACCCCGGGTTCTCCGCCGGTCCCCCGATGAACTACGACCTCTACCGCGATGCGATCTACCCCGACACCGCCGACCAGGAGGACCTCGGGAACGACCGCCTGCTGCGCTTCCGCGACCTGGTCGGCGGAGCTCCGGTCAGCGACACCGCCGAGCGACGCGGCATCGAGGAGTTCTCGCGCACGGTCCAGCCCCTCAGCGCCGGCCTGGTCGACCGACTCTGGTACGGGACGGGCAGCACACGGTCGGCCGTCTGGGCTGCCGAGAACGGGTTCCACCTGCTCACCTCGAGCGTCACCCGCAGCGAGGTCGGCACCGACTTCGCCACGAACCAGCGGGCCCAGATCGACGCCTACCTCGCCGCACACCCGACCCCTGGGACCGCTCGCGTCTCCCAGGGGCTCGTGGTCATCCCGACGGACAGCGCGACGCCCGAACAGGAGGCGCGCTACCGCCGCTACGTCGACTCGCGTTCCGGCCGGGTCGGGGTGCCGTTCGGGCCCGGCGGGCTGCTCTTCGCGGCGGACCTCGTGGGGACCTCGGCGGAGATCGCCGACCGGTTGCGCGCCGACGCCGGCTACCGGGCGGTCACCGAGGTCGCGTTCGCGCTGCCCTTCGACCTCGAGCCCGACGACTACGCCCAGATCATCACGGACATCGCGGAGCGGCTCGGCCCGGAACTCGGGTGGCGCCCCGCGGAGGCGGCGTGA
- a CDS encoding alpha/beta hydrolase family protein → MLLHAETAGEGRDTVVLLHGMTGSAKSWWRVTGLLADRGVRVVALDLPGHGHSPRSQAMTVPDAAASVAETLDAMDIRPTVTVGHSFGGLLLAATATTGRLDPGVAVFVDAPFATRGGHDRVEVQAEYQAERASRTVDRLRAEKPHYGERDCQVEARAASRFDPETAAAIAAGPGGTWLPRPGSIVVRADPSHYVDDATAAALTASGVDVRSIPGAAHSVWYSHFDAFVAALPEVFDR, encoded by the coding sequence ATGCTGCTGCACGCCGAGACCGCCGGAGAAGGCCGCGACACGGTGGTGCTCCTGCACGGGATGACGGGCTCGGCGAAAAGCTGGTGGCGCGTCACGGGCCTCCTGGCCGACCGCGGAGTCCGGGTCGTCGCACTCGACCTGCCGGGGCACGGACACTCGCCCCGCAGCCAGGCGATGACCGTCCCCGACGCCGCTGCGTCGGTCGCGGAGACCCTCGATGCGATGGACATCCGGCCGACGGTGACCGTCGGACACTCGTTCGGCGGCCTGCTGCTCGCCGCGACCGCGACGACCGGGCGGCTCGACCCGGGCGTCGCGGTGTTCGTCGATGCCCCGTTCGCGACCCGCGGCGGACACGACCGGGTCGAGGTGCAGGCCGAGTACCAGGCGGAACGAGCGAGCCGGACCGTGGACCGCCTCCGAGCCGAGAAGCCGCACTACGGCGAGCGCGACTGTCAGGTGGAGGCACGCGCAGCCTCCCGGTTCGACCCGGAGACCGCGGCGGCCATCGCGGCGGGACCGGGTGGGACGTGGCTGCCGCGGCCGGGGTCGATCGTCGTCCGCGCGGACCCGAGCCACTACGTCGACGACGCGACCGCTGCGGCGCTGACCGCGTCGGGGGTGGACGTCCGGAGCATCCCCGGGGCGGCGCACTCCGTCTGGTACAGCCACTTCGACGCGTTCGTGGCGGCGCTGCCGGAGGTCTTCGACCGCTGA
- a CDS encoding acyl-CoA desaturase, with amino-acid sequence MTTTPVQSGYTRTRPATSGRGSSTSTYSAVLAQVKEHDLLRRRTGFYWSLFGSLIGTLALAWVAFSFLGDSWFQLIVAGVLGVLFTQFAFLSHEAAHRQVFASQRWNDRAGRYVGTFLVGLSYSWWMNKHTRHHGNPNTVGKDPDIAPGVIAFIPEDVPASGLKRVFTRFQGWLFFPLLTLEGINLHWSAVRAVISGTGTTADRRHRIIEGSLLVARFAIYLTAVFWFLPFGMACAFLGVQLAVFGVMMGASFAPNHKGMPTIAHDAKVDFFSRQVRTSRNIRGGWWVSFLMGGLNYQVEHHLFPSMPRPALKQARLLVRDHCDTLDVPYTETTLLRSYGIVVAYLNRVGLAARDPFTCPMVSQLRIN; translated from the coding sequence TTGACCACCACTCCTGTCCAGTCGGGCTACACCCGGACCCGTCCCGCGACGAGCGGACGGGGTTCGAGCACATCGACGTACTCGGCTGTCCTGGCACAGGTGAAGGAGCACGACCTGCTCCGCCGCCGCACCGGTTTCTACTGGTCCCTCTTCGGTTCCCTGATCGGCACGCTCGCCCTGGCCTGGGTGGCGTTCTCGTTCCTCGGTGACTCCTGGTTCCAGCTGATCGTCGCCGGTGTCCTCGGCGTGCTGTTCACCCAGTTCGCGTTCCTGTCGCACGAGGCCGCGCACCGCCAGGTGTTCGCGTCGCAGCGGTGGAACGACCGGGCGGGCCGCTACGTCGGCACGTTCCTGGTGGGCCTCAGCTACTCGTGGTGGATGAACAAGCACACCCGTCACCACGGCAACCCGAACACCGTCGGCAAGGACCCGGACATCGCGCCCGGCGTCATCGCCTTCATCCCCGAGGACGTGCCCGCGTCCGGCCTGAAGCGTGTCTTCACCCGCTTCCAGGGCTGGCTGTTCTTCCCGCTGCTCACCCTCGAGGGCATCAACCTGCACTGGTCCGCCGTCCGCGCGGTCATCAGCGGCACCGGCACCACGGCCGACCGCCGACACCGGATCATCGAGGGCTCCCTGCTCGTCGCCCGCTTCGCGATTTACCTGACGGCCGTGTTCTGGTTCCTGCCGTTCGGGATGGCGTGTGCGTTCCTCGGGGTGCAGTTGGCCGTGTTCGGCGTGATGATGGGCGCCTCGTTCGCCCCGAACCACAAGGGCATGCCGACGATCGCCCACGACGCCAAGGTCGACTTCTTCTCCCGCCAGGTCCGTACCTCGCGCAACATCCGTGGCGGCTGGTGGGTGTCGTTCCTGATGGGTGGCCTGAACTACCAGGTCGAGCACCACCTGTTCCCCTCGATGCCCCGCCCGGCGCTGAAGCAGGCACGACTGCTGGTCCGTGACCACTGCGACACCCTCGACGTGCCGTACACCGAGACCACCCTGCTGCGCTCGTACGGCATCGTCGTCGCCTACCTGAACCGCGTCGGGCTCGCAGCACGTGACCCCTTCACCTGCCCGATGGTGTCGCAGCTCCGCATCAACTGA
- a CDS encoding GNAT family N-acetyltransferase produces the protein MVLTPVSGTDVEQLRSFLRGSDLTLAGLDDESVRLWVERDPDGTVVGSTGYECSADGRDVLVRSVAVAAGRRSAGAGTRLARFALDRAADDGAERAWLFSRRSGPFWQGLGFVPVDRQALVAALPETQQVRLFLTTGQLDREVAWTRPLGGARPGRPGG, from the coding sequence ATGGTCCTCACCCCGGTCTCCGGCACCGACGTCGAGCAGCTGCGATCGTTCCTCCGCGGCAGCGACCTGACCCTCGCCGGACTCGACGACGAGTCGGTCCGGCTGTGGGTGGAGCGCGACCCCGACGGCACGGTCGTCGGCAGTACCGGGTACGAGTGCAGCGCCGACGGCCGGGACGTCCTCGTCCGCAGCGTCGCGGTCGCAGCAGGACGGCGTTCGGCCGGTGCCGGGACACGCCTGGCACGGTTCGCGCTGGACCGGGCGGCAGACGACGGCGCGGAGCGTGCCTGGTTGTTCTCCCGGCGGTCCGGCCCGTTCTGGCAGGGCCTCGGGTTCGTGCCGGTGGACCGGCAGGCGCTCGTCGCTGCCCTGCCGGAGACGCAGCAGGTGCGCCTGTTCCTGACGACGGGCCAGCTGGACCGGGAGGTCGCGTGGACACGTCCGCTCGGCGGAGCGCGGCCCGGTCGACCGGGCGGCTGA
- a CDS encoding SDR family NAD(P)-dependent oxidoreductase, producing the protein MQPSTLTGSVALVTAASRGIGRAVALDLAANGADVALGVRDPEAAAGLADEIRGAGRRVVVVPMDVTDLPSCRTAVDAVVAELGRIDVLVNNAGGGIVEDALDVTEEHFDTVWALTTKSTFFISQYVAEHMRTAGGGSIVNIASQAGLVALPGESVYCLSKAAVIHLTKCLAVEWGQYGIRVNAVAPTFIETDGTALALSDDAFRADTVERIAALHRIGRPEEVAAAVTFLAGPGASLVTGTALPIDGGWTAR; encoded by the coding sequence ATGCAGCCCTCCACCCTGACCGGATCCGTCGCCCTGGTGACCGCGGCGTCCCGCGGCATCGGCCGTGCCGTCGCGCTCGACTTGGCGGCCAACGGGGCGGACGTCGCGCTCGGGGTCCGCGACCCCGAGGCAGCGGCAGGCCTGGCCGACGAGATCCGCGGGGCGGGCCGACGCGTGGTGGTCGTGCCGATGGACGTCACGGACCTGCCCTCCTGCCGGACCGCGGTGGACGCCGTCGTCGCGGAGCTCGGGAGGATCGACGTGCTCGTCAACAACGCCGGCGGCGGCATCGTCGAGGACGCCCTCGACGTGACCGAGGAGCACTTCGACACGGTGTGGGCGCTCACCACGAAGTCGACGTTCTTCATCTCGCAGTACGTGGCCGAGCACATGCGGACCGCGGGCGGTGGGTCGATCGTGAACATCGCCTCGCAGGCTGGGCTCGTGGCGCTGCCCGGGGAGTCCGTCTACTGCCTGAGCAAGGCCGCGGTGATCCACCTGACCAAGTGCCTGGCCGTGGAGTGGGGGCAGTACGGCATCCGCGTGAACGCCGTCGCGCCGACCTTCATCGAGACCGACGGCACCGCTCTGGCGTTGTCCGACGACGCGTTCCGGGCCGACACCGTGGAGCGGATCGCGGCGCTGCACCGGATCGGCCGGCCCGAGGAGGTCGCTGCTGCGGTGACGTTCCTGGCGGGCCCGGGTGCATCGCTCGTCACCGGGACGGCGCTGCCGATCGACGGGGGCTGGACCGCTCGATGA